From the genome of Streptomyces sp. NBC_01116, one region includes:
- a CDS encoding GuaB3 family IMP dehydrogenase-related protein, translated as MTEIEIGRGKRGRRAYAFDDIAVVPSRRTRDPKEVSIAWQIDAYRFELPFLAAPMDSVVSPQHAIRIGELGGLGVLNLEGLWTRHADPQPLLDEIAEMPVESATRRLQEIYSAPIQEELIGQRIKEVRDAGVVTAAALSPQRTAQFSKAVVDAGVDIFVIRGTTVSAEHVSGAAEPLNLKQFIYELDVPVIVGGCATYTAALHLMRTGAAGVLVGFGGGAAHTTRNVFGIQVPMATAVADVAGARRDYMDESGGRYVHVIADGGVGWSGDLPKAVACGADAVMMGSPLARATDAPGRGRHWGMEAVHEDVPRGKLVDLGSVGTTEEVLTGPSHTPDGSMNIFGALRRAMATTGYSDLKEFQRVEVTVADSQHRR; from the coding sequence GTGACTGAGATCGAGATCGGGCGCGGCAAGCGCGGCCGCCGGGCTTACGCATTCGACGACATCGCCGTCGTTCCGAGCCGCCGCACCCGGGACCCGAAGGAGGTCTCGATCGCCTGGCAGATCGACGCCTACCGCTTCGAGCTGCCGTTCCTGGCCGCTCCCATGGACTCCGTGGTCTCCCCGCAGCACGCCATCCGCATCGGTGAGCTGGGCGGCCTGGGCGTGCTGAACCTGGAAGGCCTGTGGACCCGGCACGCCGACCCGCAGCCGCTGCTGGACGAGATCGCCGAGATGCCGGTCGAGTCCGCGACCCGCCGGCTCCAGGAGATCTACTCCGCCCCCATCCAGGAGGAGCTGATCGGGCAGCGCATCAAGGAGGTGCGCGACGCGGGCGTCGTCACCGCCGCCGCGCTCTCCCCGCAGCGCACCGCCCAGTTCTCCAAGGCGGTCGTCGACGCGGGCGTCGACATCTTCGTCATCCGCGGTACGACGGTCTCCGCCGAGCACGTGTCGGGCGCGGCCGAGCCGCTGAACCTGAAGCAGTTCATCTACGAGCTGGACGTCCCGGTCATCGTCGGCGGCTGCGCCACCTACACCGCCGCCCTGCACCTGATGCGGACCGGCGCGGCCGGTGTCCTCGTCGGCTTCGGCGGCGGCGCGGCGCACACCACGCGCAACGTCTTCGGCATCCAGGTCCCGATGGCCACCGCCGTCGCGGACGTCGCCGGGGCCCGCCGCGACTACATGGACGAGTCCGGCGGCCGGTACGTGCACGTCATCGCCGACGGCGGCGTCGGCTGGTCCGGCGACCTGCCGAAGGCCGTCGCCTGCGGTGCGGACGCCGTGATGATGGGCTCCCCGCTGGCCCGCGCCACGGACGCGCCGGGCCGCGGCCGCCACTGGGGCATGGAGGCCGTCCACGAGGACGTGCCGCGCGGCAAGCTGGTCGACCTCGGTTCGGTCGGGACGACGGAGGAGGTCCTCACCGGTCCTTCGCACACCCCGGACGGCTCGATGAACATCTTCGGCGCCCTGCGCCGCGCGATGGCCACCACCGGCTACAGCGACCTCAAGGAGTTCCAGCGCGTCGAGGTGACGGTGGCGGACTCGCAGCACCGCCGCTGA